The proteins below come from a single Leptidea sinapis chromosome 20, ilLepSina1.1, whole genome shotgun sequence genomic window:
- the LOC126970362 gene encoding proliferating cell nuclear antigen: MFEARLLRSSILKKVLEAIKDLLTQATFDCDDNGIQLQAMDNSHVSLVSLSLRADGFDKYRCDRNISMGMNLGSMSKILKCAGDKDTVTMKAQDNADTVTFVFESPNQEKVSDYEMKLMNLDLEHLGIPETEYSCTIRMPSAEFARICRDLSQFGESMVISCTKEGVKFSASGDIGSANIKLAQTATIDKEEEAVVIEMDEPVTLTFACQYLNYFTKATSLSPQVQLSMSADVPLVVEYRIPDIGHIRYYLAPKIEEDDS; the protein is encoded by the exons ATGTTTGAAGCAAGGCTCTTACGTAGTTCGATCCTGAAGAAAGTCCTCGAAGCCATCAAAGACTTGCTTACCCAAGCAACATTCGATTGTGATGACAATGGAATACAATTACAG GCTATGGACAACTCTCATGTATCACTGGTATCTTTGTCTCTACGAGCAGATGGCTTTGACAAATACAGATGTGATAGAAATATATCCATGGGTATGAATCTGGGAAG TATGTCAAAGATATTGAAGTGTGCAGGTGACAAGGACACTGTTACAATGAAAGCCCAGGACAATGCAGATACAGTTACATTTGTGTTTGAGAGCCCTAATCAAGAGAAAGTTTCCGATTATGAAATGAAGCTTATGAACTTAGATTTGGAGCATCTAG GTATCCCAGAGACAGAATACAGTTGCACAATCAGGATGCCAAGTGCAGAATTTGCTAGAATATGCCGTGATCTCTCACAGTTTGGAGAATCAATGGTGATCTCATGTACAAAAGAAG GTGTAAAATTCTCTGCAAGTGGCGACATTGGTTCGGCAAATATTAAGTTGGCACAAACAGCAACCATAGACAAGGAAGAGGAGGCTGTTGTCATAGAGATGGATGAGCCCGTCACATTGACTTTTGCCTGTCAATATCTCAACTACTTCACAAAAGCCACCTCACTGAGTCCTCAG GTTCAATTGTCAATGTCAGCTGATGTACCATTAGTTGTAGAATACCGCATTCCAGACATTGGTCACATCCGATACTATTTGGCTCCAAAAATTGAAGAGGATGATAGTTAA
- the LOC126970295 gene encoding zinc finger protein 25-like isoform X2: MVRSMPGGKGKVGRPRKLTSVKNVKDKNMVLKKFNTRSSGKISKAKVLLDPRVVRDKNDKEADGNQSKLKKLLLRSGHIRYKNKFDFNVLDEILKSELLIKEHTEKLSAKIAKNTIPKKKNKTNTSKCQESRKETKSNGLLEEPRTISPSGLIHKRLGQEGQSEVYPNTNNFPKNISDEKISEILGCKSIGKIFICNYCHKGFNSKETIKRHIMIHMNVPNIPCPQCNRIFSNTFYLAAHTRRQHPNWEKHYMCNICDMPFLLKSNLKVHLTSHSQKEKMFKCIYCKEKYQDQHALVQHEKKHLVDDKYLCIICDMAFDCRNRLTSHYRIHRNVKDFICQECGKGFLRLNSLRRHVQVSHSGHRLQCPVCNKSLKGHLAEHMRTHNNKRPHECPDCGQRFTQSTQLTVHRRAHTGARPYTCRICDKPFSHSNALMLHIRIHTGEKPFSCAMCPMSFSQLPHMKAHMRNIHGKVNPYRCPKCDQFFKLKADLDSHSKSCKKSKTNAKASQDDKLEEAEITNRLTRMRFLLALLLTMIATKDKLKYLGFNKRLIDELLMESLEAMGHKPCKDSTLTPFDRLQINIQMLLEGTVPTDQMDMFKKESKTIEQILELLTDEKRRP, translated from the exons ATGGTTCGTTCAATGCCAGGAGGCAAA GGTAAAGTTGGCAGGCCCAGAAAATTAACAAGTGTTAAAAATGTAAAGGACAAGAATATGGTGCTTAAAAAGTTTAATACAAGGTCAAGTGGTAAGATTTCAAAGGCAAAAGTATTACTAGACCCTAGAGTTGTCCGTGATAAAAATGACAAGGAAGCAGATGGAAAtcaatctaaattaaaaaaactcttgTTGCGTTCAGGGCATatcagatataaaaataaatttgatttcaaTGTGTTGGATGAAATATTAAAGAGCGAACTTTTGATTAAAGAGCATACTGAGAAACTGTCTGCTAAGATAGCAAAAAATACTAtaccaaagaaaaaaaataaaactaatactaGCAAATGTCAGGAATCTAGAAAAGAGACAAAGAGCAATGGTTTGTTAGAAGAGCCTAGAACTATAAGTCCGAGTGGGCTCATTCATAAAAGACTGGGTCAGGAAGGACAGTCTGAGGTATATCCAAACACCAATAATTTTCCTAAAAATATAAGTGATGAAAAAATATCAGAAATTCTTGGATGCAAAAGCattggtaaaatatttatatgcaaCTACTGCCACAAAGGATTTAATAGTAAAGAGACTATAAAAAGACATATAATGATTCATATGAATGTACCAAATATACCTTGCCCACAATGTAACCGAATTTTTAGCAATACTTTTTATCTAGCAGCTCATACTAGAAGACAACATCCTAATTGGGAAAAACATTATATGTGTAATATTTGCGACATGCCATTTTTACTGAAGTCCAATTTAAAAGTGCATTTAACCAGTCATAgccaaaaagaaaaaatgtttaaatgtatttattgcaaaGAAAAATATCAAGATCAACATGCACTGGTACAACATGAGAAGAAGCACTTAGTTgatgataaatatttatgtatcatTTGTGATATGGCCTTCGATTGCAGAAATAGACTAACAAGTCATTATAGAATTCATAGAAATGTAAAAGACTTTATATGTCAGGAATGTGGCAAAGGATTTTTAAGACTGAATTCATTAAGGCGGCATGTGCAAGTCAGTCATTCTGGACACCGTTTACAGTGCCCtgtatgtaataaaagtttgaaAGGTCATTTAGCAGAACATATGCGCACTCACAACAACAAAAGGCCCCATGAGTGCCCAGATTGTGGCCAGCGTTTCACTCAATCAACTCAGTTGACAGTCCATCGAAGAGCTCACACAGGAGCTCGTCCATACACTTGCAGAATCTGTGATAAGCCATTCTCACATTCAAATGCTTTGATGTTGCACATTcgtatacatacaggtgaaaaaCCTTTTAGTTGTGCAATGTGTCCAATGTCTTTTTCACAACTGCCACACATGAAAGCACATATGCGCAATATACATGGAAAAGTGAATCCATATCGATGTCCTAAATGTgaccaattttttaaattaaaagctGATTTGGATAGTCACAGTAAAAGTTGTAAGAAAAGTAAGACTAATGCAAAGGCATCACAAGATGATAAATTGGAAGAGGCGGAAATTACAAATAGGCTCACACGTATGAGATTCCTTCTAGCACTGCTGCTCACCATGATTGCAACCAAAGACAAGCTCAAGTATTTGG GATTCAACAAACGATTAATTGATGAACTTTTAATGGAATCACTGGAGGCAATGGGCCACAAACCCTGCAAGGATTCTACTCTTACACCGTTTGACCGTCTCCAGATCAATATACAGATGTTGTTAGAGGGTACAGTGCCCACAGATCAGATGGATATGTTCAAAAAGGAATCTAAAACAATAGAGCAAATTTTGGAATTGCTGACTGATGAGAAAAGGCGACCTTGA
- the LOC126970295 gene encoding zinc finger protein 879-like isoform X1: MANVKARVNTSKTSNTNKKGKVGRPRKLTSVKNVKDKNMVLKKFNTRSSGKISKAKVLLDPRVVRDKNDKEADGNQSKLKKLLLRSGHIRYKNKFDFNVLDEILKSELLIKEHTEKLSAKIAKNTIPKKKNKTNTSKCQESRKETKSNGLLEEPRTISPSGLIHKRLGQEGQSEVYPNTNNFPKNISDEKISEILGCKSIGKIFICNYCHKGFNSKETIKRHIMIHMNVPNIPCPQCNRIFSNTFYLAAHTRRQHPNWEKHYMCNICDMPFLLKSNLKVHLTSHSQKEKMFKCIYCKEKYQDQHALVQHEKKHLVDDKYLCIICDMAFDCRNRLTSHYRIHRNVKDFICQECGKGFLRLNSLRRHVQVSHSGHRLQCPVCNKSLKGHLAEHMRTHNNKRPHECPDCGQRFTQSTQLTVHRRAHTGARPYTCRICDKPFSHSNALMLHIRIHTGEKPFSCAMCPMSFSQLPHMKAHMRNIHGKVNPYRCPKCDQFFKLKADLDSHSKSCKKSKTNAKASQDDKLEEAEITNRLTRMRFLLALLLTMIATKDKLKYLGFNKRLIDELLMESLEAMGHKPCKDSTLTPFDRLQINIQMLLEGTVPTDQMDMFKKESKTIEQILELLTDEKRRP; encoded by the exons ATGGCTAATGTAAAGGCTAGAGTTAACACTTCTAAAACTTCTAATACTAATAAGAAGGGTAAAGTTGGCAGGCCCAGAAAATTAACAAGTGTTAAAAATGTAAAGGACAAGAATATGGTGCTTAAAAAGTTTAATACAAGGTCAAGTGGTAAGATTTCAAAGGCAAAAGTATTACTAGACCCTAGAGTTGTCCGTGATAAAAATGACAAGGAAGCAGATGGAAAtcaatctaaattaaaaaaactcttgTTGCGTTCAGGGCATatcagatataaaaataaatttgatttcaaTGTGTTGGATGAAATATTAAAGAGCGAACTTTTGATTAAAGAGCATACTGAGAAACTGTCTGCTAAGATAGCAAAAAATACTAtaccaaagaaaaaaaataaaactaatactaGCAAATGTCAGGAATCTAGAAAAGAGACAAAGAGCAATGGTTTGTTAGAAGAGCCTAGAACTATAAGTCCGAGTGGGCTCATTCATAAAAGACTGGGTCAGGAAGGACAGTCTGAGGTATATCCAAACACCAATAATTTTCCTAAAAATATAAGTGATGAAAAAATATCAGAAATTCTTGGATGCAAAAGCattggtaaaatatttatatgcaaCTACTGCCACAAAGGATTTAATAGTAAAGAGACTATAAAAAGACATATAATGATTCATATGAATGTACCAAATATACCTTGCCCACAATGTAACCGAATTTTTAGCAATACTTTTTATCTAGCAGCTCATACTAGAAGACAACATCCTAATTGGGAAAAACATTATATGTGTAATATTTGCGACATGCCATTTTTACTGAAGTCCAATTTAAAAGTGCATTTAACCAGTCATAgccaaaaagaaaaaatgtttaaatgtatttattgcaaaGAAAAATATCAAGATCAACATGCACTGGTACAACATGAGAAGAAGCACTTAGTTgatgataaatatttatgtatcatTTGTGATATGGCCTTCGATTGCAGAAATAGACTAACAAGTCATTATAGAATTCATAGAAATGTAAAAGACTTTATATGTCAGGAATGTGGCAAAGGATTTTTAAGACTGAATTCATTAAGGCGGCATGTGCAAGTCAGTCATTCTGGACACCGTTTACAGTGCCCtgtatgtaataaaagtttgaaAGGTCATTTAGCAGAACATATGCGCACTCACAACAACAAAAGGCCCCATGAGTGCCCAGATTGTGGCCAGCGTTTCACTCAATCAACTCAGTTGACAGTCCATCGAAGAGCTCACACAGGAGCTCGTCCATACACTTGCAGAATCTGTGATAAGCCATTCTCACATTCAAATGCTTTGATGTTGCACATTcgtatacatacaggtgaaaaaCCTTTTAGTTGTGCAATGTGTCCAATGTCTTTTTCACAACTGCCACACATGAAAGCACATATGCGCAATATACATGGAAAAGTGAATCCATATCGATGTCCTAAATGTgaccaattttttaaattaaaagctGATTTGGATAGTCACAGTAAAAGTTGTAAGAAAAGTAAGACTAATGCAAAGGCATCACAAGATGATAAATTGGAAGAGGCGGAAATTACAAATAGGCTCACACGTATGAGATTCCTTCTAGCACTGCTGCTCACCATGATTGCAACCAAAGACAAGCTCAAGTATTTGG GATTCAACAAACGATTAATTGATGAACTTTTAATGGAATCACTGGAGGCAATGGGCCACAAACCCTGCAAGGATTCTACTCTTACACCGTTTGACCGTCTCCAGATCAATATACAGATGTTGTTAGAGGGTACAGTGCCCACAGATCAGATGGATATGTTCAAAAAGGAATCTAAAACAATAGAGCAAATTTTGGAATTGCTGACTGATGAGAAAAGGCGACCTTGA
- the LOC126970295 gene encoding gastrula zinc finger protein XlCGF57.1-like isoform X3: MVLKKFNTRSSGKISKAKVLLDPRVVRDKNDKEADGNQSKLKKLLLRSGHIRYKNKFDFNVLDEILKSELLIKEHTEKLSAKIAKNTIPKKKNKTNTSKCQESRKETKSNGLLEEPRTISPSGLIHKRLGQEGQSEVYPNTNNFPKNISDEKISEILGCKSIGKIFICNYCHKGFNSKETIKRHIMIHMNVPNIPCPQCNRIFSNTFYLAAHTRRQHPNWEKHYMCNICDMPFLLKSNLKVHLTSHSQKEKMFKCIYCKEKYQDQHALVQHEKKHLVDDKYLCIICDMAFDCRNRLTSHYRIHRNVKDFICQECGKGFLRLNSLRRHVQVSHSGHRLQCPVCNKSLKGHLAEHMRTHNNKRPHECPDCGQRFTQSTQLTVHRRAHTGARPYTCRICDKPFSHSNALMLHIRIHTGEKPFSCAMCPMSFSQLPHMKAHMRNIHGKVNPYRCPKCDQFFKLKADLDSHSKSCKKSKTNAKASQDDKLEEAEITNRLTRMRFLLALLLTMIATKDKLKYLGFNKRLIDELLMESLEAMGHKPCKDSTLTPFDRLQINIQMLLEGTVPTDQMDMFKKESKTIEQILELLTDEKRRP; this comes from the exons ATGGTGCTTAAAAAGTTTAATACAAGGTCAAGTGGTAAGATTTCAAAGGCAAAAGTATTACTAGACCCTAGAGTTGTCCGTGATAAAAATGACAAGGAAGCAGATGGAAAtcaatctaaattaaaaaaactcttgTTGCGTTCAGGGCATatcagatataaaaataaatttgatttcaaTGTGTTGGATGAAATATTAAAGAGCGAACTTTTGATTAAAGAGCATACTGAGAAACTGTCTGCTAAGATAGCAAAAAATACTAtaccaaagaaaaaaaataaaactaatactaGCAAATGTCAGGAATCTAGAAAAGAGACAAAGAGCAATGGTTTGTTAGAAGAGCCTAGAACTATAAGTCCGAGTGGGCTCATTCATAAAAGACTGGGTCAGGAAGGACAGTCTGAGGTATATCCAAACACCAATAATTTTCCTAAAAATATAAGTGATGAAAAAATATCAGAAATTCTTGGATGCAAAAGCattggtaaaatatttatatgcaaCTACTGCCACAAAGGATTTAATAGTAAAGAGACTATAAAAAGACATATAATGATTCATATGAATGTACCAAATATACCTTGCCCACAATGTAACCGAATTTTTAGCAATACTTTTTATCTAGCAGCTCATACTAGAAGACAACATCCTAATTGGGAAAAACATTATATGTGTAATATTTGCGACATGCCATTTTTACTGAAGTCCAATTTAAAAGTGCATTTAACCAGTCATAgccaaaaagaaaaaatgtttaaatgtatttattgcaaaGAAAAATATCAAGATCAACATGCACTGGTACAACATGAGAAGAAGCACTTAGTTgatgataaatatttatgtatcatTTGTGATATGGCCTTCGATTGCAGAAATAGACTAACAAGTCATTATAGAATTCATAGAAATGTAAAAGACTTTATATGTCAGGAATGTGGCAAAGGATTTTTAAGACTGAATTCATTAAGGCGGCATGTGCAAGTCAGTCATTCTGGACACCGTTTACAGTGCCCtgtatgtaataaaagtttgaaAGGTCATTTAGCAGAACATATGCGCACTCACAACAACAAAAGGCCCCATGAGTGCCCAGATTGTGGCCAGCGTTTCACTCAATCAACTCAGTTGACAGTCCATCGAAGAGCTCACACAGGAGCTCGTCCATACACTTGCAGAATCTGTGATAAGCCATTCTCACATTCAAATGCTTTGATGTTGCACATTcgtatacatacaggtgaaaaaCCTTTTAGTTGTGCAATGTGTCCAATGTCTTTTTCACAACTGCCACACATGAAAGCACATATGCGCAATATACATGGAAAAGTGAATCCATATCGATGTCCTAAATGTgaccaattttttaaattaaaagctGATTTGGATAGTCACAGTAAAAGTTGTAAGAAAAGTAAGACTAATGCAAAGGCATCACAAGATGATAAATTGGAAGAGGCGGAAATTACAAATAGGCTCACACGTATGAGATTCCTTCTAGCACTGCTGCTCACCATGATTGCAACCAAAGACAAGCTCAAGTATTTGG GATTCAACAAACGATTAATTGATGAACTTTTAATGGAATCACTGGAGGCAATGGGCCACAAACCCTGCAAGGATTCTACTCTTACACCGTTTGACCGTCTCCAGATCAATATACAGATGTTGTTAGAGGGTACAGTGCCCACAGATCAGATGGATATGTTCAAAAAGGAATCTAAAACAATAGAGCAAATTTTGGAATTGCTGACTGATGAGAAAAGGCGACCTTGA